A window of Sedimentibacter sp. MB31-C6 genomic DNA:
TAGTTTGTTTGGGAGATAGTTTAACATATGGTTATATGATAAGAAGGTCTAAGATATGGACTAATTTATCACAGGATAAAACAGGGTTTGAAATTATCAACGAAGGAATATCTGGCGACACTTCTGGTGGGATGTTATGCAGAATCAAGCATTCAGTTTATGATAAAAATCCACAAGTAGTATTTATTATGGGAGGAATTAATGATTTAATAGCAGGAGCTGATTTGGGAGTTGTGACATCTAATATTATGTCTATGACACATCAGTCTTTAGCGAAAGCTATTTTACCAATCATAGGAATTCCACCAAAAATTAATATCGATAATATTCAAAAAAACTGGGCAGAATTTACAGATTTTAATAAGATAGCAGAAGAACATAATAAATATCATGATTGGGTTTTGGAATTCTGTAAATGTTTTAAAGTTAAATATATAGATTTTTACACAGAATTTGAAAAGGAAGCAGGAACTAATTTTAAGAATTTATTTTTGGATGGTCTTCATCCAAATGAGGAAGGCCATGAAATTATGGCGGAAATATTTTGTCGTCATATAACAGAGGAGTAATTGCACTCAGACATTTATTATAAATGATAAAAATTATAACTAGAGCACAATCAATAGAGTTTTTTTAAAAAGGTGTTAACTAATAGCAAAAAAGAAAATGAGCATTGAATGTGTCTTG
This region includes:
- a CDS encoding GDSL-type esterase/lipase family protein encodes the protein MKIVCLGDSLTYGYMIRRSKIWTNLSQDKTGFEIINEGISGDTSGGMLCRIKHSVYDKNPQVVFIMGGINDLIAGADLGVVTSNIMSMTHQSLAKAILPIIGIPPKINIDNIQKNWAEFTDFNKIAEEHNKYHDWVLEFCKCFKVKYIDFYTEFEKEAGTNFKNLFLDGLHPNEEGHEIMAEIFCRHITEE